A genomic window from Acidobacteriota bacterium includes:
- a CDS encoding RNA polymerase sigma factor has product MFSDVGLLHPEQKLIKARLTLQIYRNIKARRLGRTTTVSSAHNWVSGVGAKAVRKLWGQRLPLCTVEEREVVSVNLMKTESAAAPRQDERYQAAAETFGAALERLARGYEADPDRRRDLLQDVHLALWRSFASFDERCSVRTWVYRVAHNVAASHVTREHRLNSRTLVGLDVLETLPSEEDRELAVDRRHALEKLLQLIQRLKPLDRQVILSYLEGLDAASIADITGISPGNVATRIYRIKSILARWFHEGGGHGT; this is encoded by the coding sequence GTGTTCTCTGACGTCGGCCTGCTCCATCCGGAACAGAAACTGATCAAGGCCAGACTGACGCTGCAAATTTACCGCAACATCAAGGCGCGCCGCCTCGGCAGAACGACTACTGTTTCGTCAGCACACAACTGGGTTTCGGGAGTCGGCGCGAAGGCTGTGAGAAAGTTGTGGGGCCAGCGACTACCTCTATGTACGGTCGAAGAACGTGAAGTCGTGAGCGTAAACCTGATGAAAACCGAATCGGCAGCAGCGCCCCGGCAGGACGAACGCTATCAGGCAGCCGCCGAGACGTTCGGCGCGGCTCTGGAGCGCCTGGCGCGCGGCTATGAAGCCGATCCGGACCGGCGCCGCGACCTGCTGCAGGACGTTCACCTGGCGCTCTGGCGGAGTTTCGCCAGTTTTGATGAGCGATGCTCGGTTCGAACCTGGGTTTACCGCGTCGCGCACAATGTGGCGGCCTCGCACGTGACCCGGGAGCATCGGCTGAACTCGCGAACGCTGGTGGGTCTCGATGTACTGGAGACCTTGCCCAGTGAGGAGGATCGAGAACTCGCCGTCGATCGGCGCCACGCCCTGGAAAAGCTCTTGCAGTTGATTCAGCGGCTGAAGCCGCTGGACCGCCAAGTCATTCTGTCTTACCTGGAAGGCCTGGATGCAGCGTCGATCGCGGATATCACCGGCATCTCGCCGGGAAATGTCGCGACCAGGATTTATCGCATTAAGAGCATCCTGGCACGTTGGTTTCACGAAGGGGGCGGCCATGGCACATGA
- a CDS encoding isoprenylcysteine carboxylmethyltransferase family protein, whose amino-acid sequence MPPLVVFSWPYGLLFLAVLFWAFAPEFRIVSRPTEPSTTPHDAGSKRLIVVGQGVAAFAAFLIAASVPSARLPHPFPLFWAGLVAIIGGSLLRRHCWRMLGASFTGAVIVRPDQVVVDRGAYHYVRHPSYTAGAILFLGIGLALANWISLVVLMGAVSAVYGYRVSVEERALATTIGGPYRRYMSRTKRFVPFVF is encoded by the coding sequence ATGCCACCGCTCGTTGTGTTCTCGTGGCCTTACGGCCTTCTTTTCCTGGCCGTGCTCTTCTGGGCCTTCGCGCCGGAGTTTCGGATCGTCTCGAGGCCGACCGAACCATCGACGACTCCGCATGACGCCGGGTCGAAGCGACTGATTGTGGTCGGCCAGGGTGTGGCGGCGTTCGCTGCGTTCTTGATCGCGGCCAGCGTGCCGTCGGCGCGGCTCCCGCATCCCTTCCCGCTGTTCTGGGCGGGCCTCGTCGCGATCATCGGGGGCAGCCTGCTGCGCCGCCATTGTTGGCGAATGCTCGGGGCGAGCTTCACCGGCGCCGTGATTGTCAGGCCGGATCAGGTGGTCGTCGACCGCGGCGCGTACCACTACGTGCGCCATCCGTCGTACACGGCGGGCGCGATCCTCTTCCTCGGCATCGGACTCGCTCTCGCCAACTGGATCAGCCTCGTCGTGTTGATGGGCGCCGTCTCGGCCGTCTATGGCTATCGCGTCAGCGTCGAGGAGCGCGCGCTCGCGACGACGATTGGCGGACCGTACCGGCGCTACATGAGCCGCACGAAGCGGTTTGTGCCGTTCGTATTCTGA
- a CDS encoding type II toxin-antitoxin system HicA family toxin — MTWGEVIRKLKAAGFVEVRGGKGSHRLFRHATTGNEIWIAVHTRKDAGQLGNRILREAGIQ, encoded by the coding sequence ATGACGTGGGGCGAAGTCATCCGGAAGCTCAAGGCAGCCGGCTTTGTGGAAGTGCGGGGCGGTAAAGGCAGTCACCGGCTGTTTAGGCATGCCACGACCGGCAACGAGATCTGGATCGCCGTCCACACGAGAAAGGATGCGGGGCAGCTGGGCAACCGGATTCTCAGAGAGGCGGGGATTCAGTGA
- a CDS encoding type II toxin-antitoxin system HicB family antitoxin codes for MTTYYPIVMEIETSGAVSAYVPGLPVFAAADTRAKAEQAIREILASYLEAHPESAPTSEVRVARVSDGQRSKVHIVGVGALLGTGRSRRKALASQVNGRLGGRPRKTA; via the coding sequence GTGACGACCTACTATCCGATTGTGATGGAAATCGAAACGAGTGGCGCGGTGAGCGCCTATGTTCCCGGGTTGCCGGTGTTTGCGGCGGCCGACACGCGTGCAAAGGCCGAACAGGCGATTCGCGAGATCTTGGCGTCCTATCTCGAGGCCCATCCGGAAAGCGCGCCGACGAGCGAAGTGCGGGTAGCCCGGGTCTCCGATGGTCAACGATCGAAAGTCCATATCGTCGGCGTGGGTGCCCTTCTTGGCACCGGTCGGAGTCGGCGCAAGGCCCTCGCCTCTCAGGTGAATGGTCGGCTGGGAGGCCGGCCGCGAAAGACCGCGTGA
- a CDS encoding BatD family protein encodes MVRRSIVAAFGISILSIATAAFAQHEPILDALRSSNSLPERVAAPARADDAPVAQIPPKDTSAITETLLGAWATSGQADAATVERVLRSVDLSRGTREEEDGVVAILKKAGAKYAGGADAFESLVRERLDAARFSKVNRLVQQVMGEFKGVDAALRTGSSAKRHLELLKGAPRADGYRYLFSDDDITFVGAEAVSASARLNELIRGEGLGGAKVKGFDLSHLKELGGLDLLGLELMESEKFLGEAGLGGIKAETLTKGVVIAEKGKPGLLAEPLKDFVDARKSSLLATMFDEKGFVEAVRKYGALTMVGSCERQIVDVHGGWDKLSDPDKVKYVLREQMALNESGALRTVGKQDQVFIDDQIRELKKLRGTANLHLTGKDLDWLVSLRRTNVRFAFMEIPYKMTPILRAARAAGRSLAGNPEVRKAMDELATGFALMRRNALALTEEEILENLRIIAGGDQALYQTLSTSFYQADDMIEAVDQWVKGGGTRESWLKMLLEQPSAKQRAAMTEARKSLMQGKPEEKGLAAMERLFANPQGDGFLVKLIQNPRGIKFLSQAMVVAGGVAFLDGMATRHDQGKLGNDLSDAAFFLLDFPPGGMGIKQAFTVGLDKQAALLFVKDALYLTPAWPLMLGSDVLTMTVELTSAVTTGLRLKTEQEGLVEILVYGGEFDDSGDRPSFLRLKLPRGRVVEKEDLSTFYLTTKAVVVDHPVTGLAYRINDLSRVTSDVLDSVYVANDPVIEQLRQAAATQLEAITKHEMWRPGNPWNLAAGQYLAWAAGFDLVCRNSPDKWCKVYDHLLKTSVEKRRAYLASEVMTPQLIQAAEDMRGKLDASKALKPKLDAVQKKLIAVGGRPLQDREGGPILLSAKVQIAADQSGAGESGATRKAVVAGRYWQEALKTYVRIYDEHKNIQASVLQKTGFEWSKVLQFPFSGDYKDDARRADQSRLGFAADITLVSGDLLKLKGSAPDPADPVDKKAFALLGGVVFPWRGILDGYDLAQPKEGSAFFAEYAKALAAAKLLYGLPKPPPPKPLANVKPQTPAPTPSPTPVQDQPADSSVITFGGTVPGIWDGGNNPRGFDFKRQNAKTTGTGDCKWNAEVQSDISGRIDSSGSADTPEEITKRINDVVASSKARWGATAAVRPFAIGDFKGQFVDTSVVFLPGGWSDGGFRADAVIAGGRGWLIKGRHTVEVAYSVSGSGCWTNVDQAFLMSQASAAQADAKSIVASLTLVEKGSFTKVPYTGPKLDGSDMPKVTLSPPALETLKVGDTVKVSVVVENAKPEDRPFRYGWAGDIEGKPGTSTGSATITIRPKKPGRYPLSVSVDGARYTLGSASLEYEVADLKAEITQQSPATRSVAVGASVTFSARLVSSGVPITGSYIYRWQPTPEVAFQPGEGPATQTKAVFSRPGVTKVWVQILEKKGTVLTTLAESNQLEIEVVNPEITLRMVPAEPYPGQQVRITASETPAVGDAFITYWWEYAGSVLNPGAEANPRVYSFIPKDKTPVTVTAHAKAKDGGDDLGTKAVVVSARPHNVKVTGPTSRGPKPQVWSAQAGRLVDEEQQIAVFQDVSMRADVTPAPVNLPLHYQWTASPESCSISNAISQEPTFNCSQTGSVAAVVTVHDNLGATLGTGTGTISVSISQASLRKSQAQADAAKQAAQQATLAAERKAAAAKQEQASTPVAVVPAPTGTNVVVFKITNIGGFSTSPSAPTQFTISRPHVISYVFTYHWNDGNGSARTGTIALRHANGAVFGPWAATGTPGQGGVPNAGWEVRPNVVIPAGTYTIVDSSPSTWAQNSESGGRGHTIVEGHAVTASASPTPMVTAPPDPPVAPAPAPDRPAPASPASKLPISESAVVKPPAPASPASKLPVAAAPAVPDRVPATGAWVLEKTEFVVEKVDAEYLQKWRPVETGVDGAGSVESTFGHPDPKVNAVRVRMKVEWTSPPRVLIPGKEINFRIVVSDAGSDDVRGLGVGGIGSIGANYPSRSAVWYGPSAGFNLKLGERSKEASKAYTPMQASPGDTMYFAAEFGVFARRQTFYYIYKFTLDASKAPAPVSTSSAPSAIRPASSPAAPAVTPPPPSAEGRGVATWSVSFNGWPGIMELTDRGGAYQGRFNLGGSGWEPMLDLRLEGSAISFRRTQGDQRYVGVISGSAMRGTFSQGGAGSYPWTATKK; translated from the coding sequence ATGGTGCGCAGGTCGATTGTTGCCGCATTCGGGATCTCAATTCTCTCGATCGCCACAGCCGCATTCGCCCAGCACGAACCGATTCTCGACGCCCTGCGTAGCTCGAACAGCCTGCCCGAGCGTGTCGCCGCGCCGGCCCGGGCCGACGACGCGCCAGTTGCGCAGATTCCGCCCAAAGACACAAGTGCCATCACAGAGACGCTGCTCGGCGCGTGGGCGACCAGCGGCCAGGCGGACGCGGCCACGGTCGAGCGCGTCTTGAGATCCGTTGATTTGAGCCGTGGCACCAGGGAAGAGGAAGACGGCGTGGTGGCGATCCTCAAGAAGGCCGGTGCGAAGTACGCCGGTGGCGCCGACGCGTTCGAAAGCCTTGTCCGGGAGCGCCTGGATGCGGCCAGATTCAGCAAGGTCAACAGATTAGTCCAGCAGGTGATGGGGGAGTTCAAGGGAGTGGACGCGGCGTTGCGCACCGGTTCTTCGGCCAAACGCCATTTGGAGCTGTTGAAGGGGGCGCCACGCGCGGACGGTTACCGCTACCTGTTCTCCGACGACGACATCACCTTCGTCGGTGCCGAGGCCGTGTCTGCCTCGGCCAGACTCAACGAACTCATCCGCGGAGAAGGGCTGGGCGGGGCCAAGGTCAAGGGGTTCGATCTGTCCCATCTCAAAGAACTCGGAGGGTTGGATCTGCTGGGCCTCGAATTGATGGAAAGCGAGAAGTTCCTGGGCGAGGCCGGGCTGGGCGGCATCAAGGCCGAGACCCTGACCAAAGGAGTGGTGATTGCCGAAAAAGGCAAGCCCGGGTTGCTGGCCGAACCGCTCAAGGACTTCGTCGACGCCAGGAAGAGCTCCCTGCTGGCCACTATGTTCGACGAAAAGGGGTTCGTCGAGGCCGTGCGGAAGTACGGGGCCCTGACCATGGTGGGGTCCTGCGAACGCCAGATCGTGGATGTACACGGAGGGTGGGACAAGCTCTCTGATCCGGACAAAGTGAAGTATGTCTTGCGCGAACAGATGGCCTTGAACGAATCCGGGGCTCTGCGCACCGTGGGCAAGCAGGACCAGGTCTTCATCGACGATCAGATACGCGAGCTCAAGAAGCTGCGGGGGACAGCCAACCTCCATCTGACCGGTAAGGACCTGGATTGGCTGGTGAGTTTGCGGCGCACCAATGTCCGGTTCGCGTTTATGGAGATCCCCTACAAGATGACGCCGATCCTGCGTGCGGCGCGGGCCGCGGGCCGTTCTCTGGCCGGCAATCCTGAGGTCCGCAAGGCCATGGATGAGCTCGCCACCGGCTTCGCCCTGATGCGCCGAAACGCCCTGGCCCTGACCGAGGAAGAGATACTGGAAAACCTGCGGATCATTGCCGGCGGGGACCAGGCGCTCTATCAGACGCTCTCCACCAGCTTCTACCAAGCCGACGACATGATCGAGGCTGTGGACCAGTGGGTCAAGGGTGGCGGCACTCGGGAGTCCTGGCTGAAGATGTTGCTCGAGCAGCCCAGCGCCAAGCAGCGAGCGGCCATGACCGAGGCTCGCAAGAGCCTGATGCAGGGCAAGCCCGAGGAGAAAGGCCTCGCCGCCATGGAGAGGTTGTTCGCCAATCCGCAGGGCGACGGCTTCCTGGTGAAGTTGATCCAGAACCCCCGCGGGATCAAGTTCTTGTCCCAGGCCATGGTCGTCGCTGGCGGAGTGGCCTTCCTCGATGGCATGGCCACTCGTCACGATCAGGGCAAGCTCGGAAACGACCTGAGCGACGCCGCTTTCTTCCTGCTGGATTTCCCGCCTGGCGGCATGGGGATCAAGCAGGCGTTCACTGTGGGCCTGGACAAGCAGGCGGCCCTGCTGTTCGTCAAGGACGCGCTCTATCTGACCCCGGCCTGGCCGTTGATGTTGGGCAGTGATGTCCTCACGATGACGGTGGAACTGACCAGCGCCGTCACGACGGGCTTGCGTCTGAAGACCGAACAGGAGGGCCTGGTTGAGATCCTGGTTTATGGCGGTGAGTTTGACGATAGCGGCGATCGACCAAGCTTCCTGCGGTTGAAGTTGCCCAGAGGGAGGGTGGTGGAGAAGGAGGATCTCTCAACCTTCTACCTCACGACCAAGGCTGTCGTGGTCGATCATCCTGTGACGGGCCTGGCCTACCGGATCAACGACCTCTCCAGGGTGACCTCCGACGTGCTGGACTCGGTGTACGTGGCCAACGATCCGGTGATCGAGCAATTGCGCCAGGCGGCAGCCACCCAACTGGAGGCGATCACCAAGCACGAGATGTGGCGGCCCGGCAATCCCTGGAATCTCGCAGCGGGTCAATACCTGGCCTGGGCTGCGGGTTTCGATCTGGTCTGCCGAAACAGCCCCGACAAGTGGTGCAAGGTCTACGACCATCTGCTCAAGACCTCCGTTGAGAAGCGCCGCGCGTACCTGGCCAGTGAGGTCATGACGCCGCAGCTCATCCAGGCGGCCGAGGACATGCGCGGCAAGCTCGACGCCAGCAAGGCCCTGAAACCCAAACTCGATGCCGTGCAGAAGAAGTTGATCGCCGTCGGTGGCAGACCCCTTCAGGACCGAGAGGGCGGCCCGATACTGTTGTCCGCCAAGGTACAAATAGCCGCCGACCAAAGCGGCGCGGGCGAAAGCGGGGCGACAAGGAAGGCCGTAGTGGCGGGCCGGTATTGGCAGGAGGCCCTCAAGACATACGTGCGCATCTATGACGAGCACAAGAACATCCAGGCCAGCGTGCTCCAGAAAACCGGCTTCGAGTGGAGCAAGGTGCTCCAGTTTCCGTTCAGCGGCGACTACAAGGATGATGCACGCAGAGCCGATCAATCGCGCCTTGGCTTCGCAGCCGACATCACCCTCGTTAGCGGCGACCTGCTGAAACTGAAGGGATCCGCCCCCGACCCTGCCGACCCGGTGGACAAGAAAGCGTTTGCGTTGCTCGGCGGCGTGGTCTTTCCCTGGCGGGGCATCCTGGATGGTTACGACCTGGCCCAACCCAAGGAAGGTTCGGCCTTCTTTGCCGAGTACGCCAAGGCCCTGGCCGCGGCCAAACTGCTGTACGGCCTGCCGAAACCTCCACCGCCAAAGCCGCTGGCTAACGTGAAGCCGCAGACGCCGGCCCCGACGCCGTCGCCCACGCCGGTTCAGGACCAGCCGGCCGACAGTTCCGTGATCACATTCGGAGGCACGGTCCCCGGCATCTGGGACGGCGGCAACAATCCGAGGGGATTCGATTTCAAGCGACAGAACGCCAAGACCACGGGCACCGGGGACTGCAAGTGGAATGCTGAAGTGCAGTCCGACATCTCGGGCCGGATCGATTCGTCAGGTTCCGCGGACACCCCGGAGGAGATCACGAAGCGGATCAATGATGTCGTCGCATCGTCGAAAGCGAGGTGGGGCGCGACGGCAGCGGTCAGACCGTTCGCGATCGGAGACTTCAAGGGACAATTTGTCGATACGTCGGTCGTGTTCCTTCCGGGAGGGTGGTCTGACGGGGGGTTCCGTGCAGACGCTGTGATCGCCGGGGGCCGCGGCTGGCTGATCAAAGGCCGGCACACGGTCGAGGTCGCGTACAGCGTGAGCGGTTCCGGTTGCTGGACGAATGTTGACCAGGCGTTTCTGATGAGCCAGGCGAGTGCCGCCCAGGCCGACGCCAAATCGATCGTCGCGAGCCTCACGTTGGTCGAGAAGGGATCATTCACGAAGGTGCCCTACACGGGGCCGAAGCTCGACGGCTCGGACATGCCGAAGGTGACGCTGTCGCCACCTGCGCTCGAAACACTCAAGGTCGGCGACACCGTAAAAGTCTCGGTCGTTGTCGAGAACGCAAAGCCCGAAGACCGGCCGTTCCGCTACGGTTGGGCGGGGGATATTGAGGGCAAGCCCGGCACATCGACAGGCAGCGCCACGATCACTATCAGGCCGAAGAAGCCAGGCAGGTACCCGCTGTCGGTGTCGGTGGACGGCGCCCGGTACACGCTCGGCTCGGCTTCGCTCGAATACGAAGTCGCCGATCTGAAGGCCGAGATCACACAACAATCGCCGGCCACCAGGAGCGTGGCGGTCGGTGCGTCGGTCACGTTCTCCGCGAGGTTGGTCTCGAGCGGAGTTCCGATCACGGGAAGCTACATCTATCGTTGGCAGCCCACGCCGGAGGTGGCCTTCCAGCCTGGTGAAGGCCCGGCGACTCAGACAAAGGCCGTCTTCAGCCGTCCAGGCGTGACGAAAGTGTGGGTGCAGATCCTCGAGAAGAAGGGAACGGTCCTCACGACCCTTGCCGAATCGAACCAGCTCGAAATTGAGGTCGTGAATCCCGAGATCACCCTGCGCATGGTCCCCGCCGAGCCCTACCCTGGCCAGCAAGTGCGCATCACCGCGTCGGAGACCCCCGCGGTGGGTGACGCGTTCATCACCTATTGGTGGGAGTACGCCGGCAGCGTCCTCAACCCGGGCGCCGAAGCCAATCCGCGCGTCTACTCCTTCATCCCGAAGGACAAGACACCGGTAACGGTGACGGCCCACGCGAAGGCGAAGGACGGGGGCGACGATCTCGGCACCAAAGCGGTCGTCGTCTCTGCGCGGCCGCACAACGTGAAGGTGACGGGGCCTACCTCACGCGGGCCGAAGCCGCAGGTGTGGAGCGCACAAGCCGGCCGCCTGGTAGACGAGGAGCAGCAGATCGCGGTCTTCCAGGATGTGAGCATGCGTGCCGACGTCACGCCGGCGCCCGTCAACCTGCCGCTCCACTACCAGTGGACCGCATCGCCCGAAAGCTGTTCGATCTCGAATGCCATCTCGCAGGAGCCGACGTTCAACTGCTCGCAGACCGGCAGTGTCGCTGCGGTGGTGACCGTGCACGACAACCTTGGTGCCACGCTTGGAACGGGGACCGGGACGATCTCGGTCAGCATCTCGCAAGCGAGCCTGCGGAAGAGCCAGGCGCAGGCGGACGCTGCGAAGCAGGCTGCGCAACAGGCGACGCTTGCCGCCGAGAGGAAAGCGGCGGCGGCGAAGCAGGAGCAGGCCTCGACACCTGTCGCCGTTGTGCCAGCACCGACCGGAACGAATGTCGTGGTCTTCAAGATCACGAACATCGGCGGCTTTTCCACTTCGCCGTCGGCGCCGACGCAGTTCACGATCTCAAGGCCGCACGTGATCTCGTACGTGTTCACGTATCACTGGAACGACGGCAACGGTTCGGCGCGAACCGGCACTATTGCGCTCCGCCATGCCAACGGAGCCGTGTTCGGGCCGTGGGCGGCCACGGGAACGCCTGGACAGGGCGGCGTGCCGAATGCGGGTTGGGAAGTTCGACCCAACGTCGTGATTCCGGCCGGGACCTACACGATCGTCGATTCGAGCCCGTCCACATGGGCACAAAACAGCGAGAGCGGCGGCCGCGGCCACACCATCGTTGAAGGCCACGCCGTCACGGCATCCGCGTCGCCGACGCCCATGGTGACTGCTCCACCGGACCCGCCCGTGGCCCCCGCGCCAGCGCCAGACCGCCCGGCGCCAGCGAGCCCTGCATCGAAGCTCCCAATATCCGAGAGCGCTGTTGTCAAGCCACCGGCGCCAGCGAGCCCTGCATCGAAGCTCCCGGTCGCTGCTGCTCCTGCCGTGCCGGATCGTGTGCCGGCCACCGGAGCCTGGGTGCTCGAAAAGACGGAGTTCGTCGTCGAGAAAGTAGACGCCGAATATTTGCAGAAGTGGAGGCCCGTCGAAACGGGCGTGGACGGCGCGGGCAGCGTCGAGAGCACGTTCGGCCATCCCGATCCCAAGGTGAATGCCGTCAGGGTGCGCATGAAGGTCGAGTGGACCTCGCCCCCCAGGGTGCTGATCCCCGGCAAGGAGATCAACTTCCGGATCGTCGTCTCCGACGCGGGCAGCGACGACGTCCGGGGCTTGGGCGTTGGCGGGATTGGAAGCATCGGCGCAAACTACCCCTCCCGCAGCGCCGTGTGGTACGGGCCTTCGGCAGGTTTCAATTTGAAACTCGGCGAGCGGAGCAAGGAAGCGAGCAAGGCGTACACGCCGATGCAGGCGTCACCCGGGGACACGATGTATTTCGCCGCGGAATTTGGCGTGTTCGCCCGGCGACAGACGTTCTATTACATCTACAAGTTCACGCTGGATGCCAGCAAAGCGCCCGCTCCCGTCAGCACGTCCTCCGCTCCGTCTGCGATACGGCCCGCGTCTTCGCCTGCGGCTCCCGCCGTCACTCCACCACCTCCGTCGGCCGAAGGCCGAGGCGTCGCCACTTGGAGCGTCTCATTCAACGGATGGCCCGGCATCATGGAACTGACTGATCGCGGCGGCGCCTATCAGGGTCGGTTCAACCTGGGCGGGAGTGGCTGGGAGCCCATGCTTGACCTTCGCCTCGAAGGGAGTGCCATCAGTTTTCGCCGAACTCAGGGCGATCAGCGTTACGTCGGAGTGATCTCTGGCAGCGCGATGCGCGGGACGTTCAGCCAGGGCGGAGCGGGCAGCTATCCGTGGACGGCAACGAAGAAGTAG